A genomic window from Agreia sp. COWG includes:
- the ispD gene encoding 2-C-methyl-D-erythritol 4-phosphate cytidylyltransferase, producing the protein MGRDTSAPRVGIIVVAAGSGSRLGEPLPKAFVDLSGRSILSRSLDVVFGLGEAVQLVVVAPAPQLDEARSIVAAAAGAASDACTVVVGGDTRQRSVAAGLDALQPSVEVVLVHDAARALAPRSLFERVIAAVDATGRGAIPGIPVSDTIKRVDASGTVLATVDRSQLAAVQTPQGFVRAELQAAYSADTEDFTDDAALIQHVGGSVEIVEGDALAFKITTPWDLRRAHQLLTESRDAGRPAASGLVVRTGVGMDAHAFDASQPLWLAGLLWPDEVGLAGHSDGDAVAHALCDALLSAAGLGDIGTIFGVDDPRLDGAHADVFLHETVRLLRDAGFVPSNASVQVVGNRPRFAPRKAEAEALLSGLVGCPVSVSATTTDRLGFAGRGEGIAVIATALVVAPPR; encoded by the coding sequence GTGGGCAGAGACACTTCGGCGCCTCGCGTCGGCATCATCGTCGTGGCCGCCGGCAGCGGCTCCCGGCTGGGCGAACCGCTTCCCAAGGCGTTCGTCGATCTCTCGGGCCGCTCCATCCTGTCTCGCTCGCTCGACGTCGTGTTCGGGCTCGGCGAGGCCGTGCAGCTCGTCGTCGTCGCTCCCGCGCCACAGCTGGACGAGGCCCGGTCGATCGTCGCGGCGGCGGCCGGTGCCGCATCGGATGCCTGCACCGTGGTCGTCGGCGGAGACACCCGTCAGCGGTCGGTCGCCGCAGGGCTCGATGCACTGCAGCCGTCTGTCGAGGTCGTGCTCGTGCACGACGCCGCGCGTGCGCTCGCCCCTCGCTCGCTCTTCGAGCGGGTCATCGCGGCGGTTGACGCCACCGGTCGCGGGGCCATCCCCGGGATCCCGGTGAGCGACACGATCAAGCGGGTCGACGCATCCGGTACCGTTCTGGCCACCGTCGATCGCTCTCAGCTCGCGGCCGTGCAGACCCCCCAGGGCTTCGTGCGGGCCGAGTTGCAGGCCGCCTATTCAGCGGATACCGAGGACTTCACCGACGATGCGGCATTGATCCAGCACGTCGGGGGATCTGTCGAGATTGTCGAGGGAGACGCCCTCGCATTCAAGATCACGACCCCGTGGGACCTGCGAAGGGCCCACCAGCTGCTCACCGAATCCCGCGATGCCGGCCGGCCCGCGGCATCCGGTCTTGTCGTGCGCACGGGCGTGGGTATGGACGCCCACGCGTTCGACGCGAGCCAGCCCCTGTGGCTCGCCGGCCTGCTGTGGCCAGACGAGGTGGGCCTCGCCGGACACAGCGACGGCGACGCGGTTGCCCACGCACTCTGCGATGCACTGCTCTCGGCGGCGGGCCTCGGAGACATCGGCACGATCTTCGGCGTCGACGACCCCCGGCTCGATGGTGCCCACGCCGACGTCTTCCTGCACGAGACCGTGCGGCTGTTGCGCGACGCCGGATTCGTGCCGTCGAACGCCTCGGTGCAGGTCGTCGGCAATAGGCCGCGCTTCGCCCCGCGTAAAGCGGAGGCAGAGGCTCTCTTGTCGGGTCTCGTCGGCTGCCCCGTGTCGGTGTCGGCCACGACGACCGACCGGCTCGGCTTCGCGGGTCGCGGAGAGGGCATCGCCGTCATCGCCACGGCGCTGGTCGTGGCTCCGCCCCGGTAG
- a CDS encoding CarD family transcriptional regulator — translation MNFEVGETVVYPHHGAATISEVKTRIIKGEEKTYLKLRVTQGDLTIEVPADNVELVGVRDVIGREGVDRVFDVLRAPFTEEPTNWSRRYKANLEKLASGDVIKVSEVVRDLWRRDQDRGLSAGEKRMLSKARQILISELALAEKTDEDKASLVLDEVLAS, via the coding sequence ATGAATTTCGAAGTCGGCGAGACCGTTGTATATCCCCACCATGGGGCGGCAACAATCTCCGAGGTCAAGACTCGGATCATCAAGGGTGAAGAGAAGACCTACCTCAAGCTGCGTGTCACGCAGGGCGATCTCACCATCGAAGTTCCCGCCGACAACGTCGAGCTCGTCGGCGTTCGCGACGTGATCGGTCGAGAGGGCGTCGACCGGGTGTTCGATGTGCTGCGCGCGCCCTTCACCGAAGAGCCCACCAACTGGTCACGCCGGTACAAGGCCAATCTCGAGAAGCTGGCCTCCGGCGACGTCATCAAGGTCAGCGAGGTCGTGCGCGATCTGTGGCGACGCGACCAAGACAGAGGACTCTCCGCCGGCGAGAAGCGCATGCTCTCCAAAGCCCGGCAGATCCTGATCTCCGAGCTCGCCCTCGCCGAGAAGACCGACGAAGACAAGGCCTCCCTCGTGCTCGACGAGGTGCTGGCCTCCTAA
- a CDS encoding response regulator transcription factor, which translates to MTHILLVEDEDALSEPLAYLLRREGYTVVVAPDGPTALAEFDRGGVELVLLDLMIPGISGTEVCREIRTRSSVPIIMLTAKDSEIDIVVGLELGADDYVTKPYSSRELLARIRAVMRRQTETTDIAEPLLESGPVQMDIERHTVRVNGVDTAMPLKEFELLELLLRNAGRVLTRGQLIDRVWGSDYFGDTKTLDVHIKRIRSKIERVPSEPELLVTVRGLGYRFEA; encoded by the coding sequence ATGACGCACATCCTTCTCGTCGAAGACGAAGACGCCCTGAGCGAGCCGCTCGCCTATCTGCTGCGACGTGAGGGCTATACCGTGGTGGTCGCGCCCGACGGGCCGACCGCGCTCGCCGAGTTCGACCGGGGAGGGGTCGAACTCGTTCTTCTCGACCTCATGATCCCCGGCATCTCGGGCACCGAGGTCTGCCGCGAGATCCGAACGCGCAGCTCGGTACCGATCATCATGCTCACTGCAAAGGACTCCGAGATCGATATCGTGGTCGGTCTCGAGCTCGGCGCCGACGACTACGTCACCAAGCCGTACTCGAGCAGGGAACTGCTCGCGCGCATCCGGGCCGTGATGCGTCGCCAGACCGAGACCACCGATATCGCCGAACCGCTGCTCGAAAGCGGGCCGGTCCAGATGGATATCGAGCGCCACACCGTGAGGGTCAACGGAGTTGACACTGCTATGCCCCTCAAGGAATTCGAGCTGCTCGAGCTGCTGCTGCGCAATGCGGGGCGCGTGCTCACCCGCGGACAGCTCATCGACCGGGTGTGGGGTTCCGACTACTTCGGTGACACGAAGACCCTCGACGTGCACATCAAGCGCATCAGGTCGAAGATCGAGCGCGTTCCCTCGGAGCCTGAGCTCTTGGTGACCGTGCGCGGGCTCGGCTACCGCTTCGAGGCCTGA
- a CDS encoding cell wall metabolism sensor histidine kinase WalK, which yields MESGWLVLLSVAFGLVVGAGFVILTHAAERRGNNAVDVVNPAVPDGVEEVINALDSAGIVIDPSNNVVTASPGSIMFGLVAHQALVHPELVQLVESVRTTGVPITQQVELSRGPFGDASMHFLVRVARLGSRYILLLAEDNSETFRLEEVRRDFIANISHELKTPIGAISLLSEALDPASDDPEQVRRFAKRLHTEAARLTRITQEIIELSRLQAADTLHKAEVVGVDQLIAAAIDQNHVQAELRGMRLVKGGVKHAHVFGDESLLVMALHNLVGNAVQYSPENSRVGIGVRVADGIVEIAVTDQGLGIAPDDIDRVFERFFRVDQARSRNTGGTGLGLSIVKHIVGNHGGDVRVWSQLGKGSTFTIRLPEADASAIASLGDTP from the coding sequence ATGGAATCAGGCTGGTTGGTGCTGCTCTCTGTGGCATTCGGCCTCGTCGTCGGCGCCGGCTTCGTCATTCTCACCCACGCGGCTGAACGACGGGGAAACAACGCGGTCGATGTGGTGAACCCCGCAGTGCCGGACGGCGTCGAAGAGGTCATCAATGCCCTCGATTCCGCCGGGATCGTCATCGACCCGTCGAACAACGTCGTCACCGCGTCACCCGGTTCGATCATGTTCGGTCTGGTCGCGCACCAGGCCCTGGTGCACCCCGAACTCGTGCAGCTCGTCGAGTCGGTCCGCACGACGGGAGTTCCCATCACCCAGCAGGTGGAGCTCTCGAGGGGCCCCTTCGGTGATGCCAGCATGCACTTTCTCGTGCGCGTCGCCCGCCTCGGCAGCCGATACATCCTCCTTCTAGCCGAAGACAACTCCGAGACCTTCCGGCTCGAGGAGGTGCGCCGAGACTTCATCGCCAACATCAGCCACGAGCTGAAGACGCCCATCGGGGCGATCTCGCTGCTTTCGGAAGCACTGGATCCAGCCTCGGACGATCCGGAGCAGGTGCGCCGTTTCGCCAAACGGCTGCACACCGAGGCGGCGAGGCTGACCCGCATCACGCAGGAGATCATCGAGCTGTCACGGCTTCAGGCCGCGGATACCCTGCACAAGGCCGAAGTCGTGGGCGTCGACCAGCTGATCGCGGCGGCCATCGATCAGAACCACGTGCAGGCGGAGCTGCGGGGCATGCGACTGGTGAAGGGCGGCGTCAAACACGCCCATGTCTTCGGCGACGAGTCGTTACTCGTGATGGCCCTGCACAACCTGGTCGGCAACGCCGTGCAGTACAGCCCCGAGAACTCGCGGGTGGGTATAGGCGTGCGGGTCGCCGACGGCATCGTCGAGATCGCCGTCACCGACCAGGGGCTGGGCATCGCCCCCGACGACATAGACCGTGTCTTCGAACGATTTTTCCGAGTCGACCAGGCTCGCTCCCGCAATACCGGCGGAACGGGTCTCGGTCTCAGTATCGTGAAGCACATCGTGGGAAACCACGGTGGCGACGTACGGGTCTGGTCCCAGCTCGGCAAGGGCTCCACCTTCACCATCCGGCTGCCCGAGGCCGACGCCTCGGCGATCGCTTCCCTAGGAGACACACCATGA
- the phoU gene encoding phosphate signaling complex protein PhoU produces MREVFQQELREVQDRLVEISTLVAVAITNATTAFNESNVSLAESVIADDHKIDALASNLDELAINILALQQPVARDLRIVVSALRISASLERMGDLAEHIAQLARYRYPDKVVKKSLRGTFTEMGRLDVAMAQNLTVLLTNEDLALVEAIRTDDDALDDLHVSVFDAVLGETWKGGAVDTVDVTLASRYHERFGDHAVDIAKKVQYLATGDWSGASE; encoded by the coding sequence ATGCGCGAAGTTTTCCAGCAGGAGCTGCGGGAGGTACAGGATCGCCTGGTCGAGATCTCTACTCTCGTGGCCGTGGCGATCACGAACGCCACCACGGCGTTCAACGAGTCGAATGTCTCCCTCGCCGAGTCGGTCATCGCCGACGACCACAAGATCGACGCCCTGGCCTCGAACCTCGACGAGCTGGCCATCAACATCCTCGCCCTGCAGCAGCCCGTCGCACGTGATCTGCGCATCGTCGTCAGCGCCCTGCGCATCTCGGCATCGCTCGAGCGCATGGGTGACCTCGCCGAGCACATCGCGCAGCTCGCGCGCTACCGCTACCCCGACAAGGTGGTCAAGAAGAGCCTCCGTGGAACGTTCACCGAGATGGGCCGGCTCGACGTGGCGATGGCTCAGAACCTCACCGTTCTGCTCACGAACGAAGATCTCGCTCTCGTCGAGGCCATCCGCACCGACGACGACGCCCTCGACGACCTGCACGTGAGCGTCTTCGACGCCGTGCTGGGTGAGACCTGGAAGGGCGGGGCCGTCGACACCGTCGACGTCACTCTCGCCAGCCGTTACCACGAGCGCTTCGGAGACCACGCCGTCGACATCGCAAAGAAGGTGCAGTACCTCGCCACGGGCGACTGGAGCGGAGCCTCCGAGTAG
- a CDS encoding phosphoglyceromutase produces MPTPYTLILLRHGNSDWNQKNLFTGWVDVHLSEQGVGEAKRAGELLASSGVLPDVLYTSVLSRAIETANLALATADRQWLPVKRSWRLNERHYGDLQGKDKAQTLEEYGPEKFQTWRRSFDVPPPPIADDAEFSQVGDPRYAGIDGEVPRTECLKDVIDRMLPYWHSDITADLATGKVVLVTAHGNSLRALIKHLDGISDGDIAELNVPTGIPLVYKLDENFTPVEPAFYLDPEAAAAGAAAVANQGKK; encoded by the coding sequence ATGCCTACGCCATACACCCTGATCCTTTTGCGCCACGGAAACAGCGACTGGAATCAGAAGAACCTCTTTACGGGCTGGGTCGACGTGCACCTCAGCGAGCAGGGCGTCGGCGAGGCCAAGCGTGCCGGCGAACTCCTCGCGTCGTCGGGTGTGCTGCCCGATGTGCTCTACACATCAGTGCTGTCGCGCGCGATCGAGACCGCCAACCTCGCCCTCGCGACGGCCGACCGCCAGTGGCTGCCGGTGAAGCGCAGTTGGCGCCTGAACGAGCGCCACTACGGAGATCTGCAGGGCAAGGACAAGGCCCAGACGCTCGAGGAGTACGGCCCCGAGAAGTTCCAGACGTGGCGCCGATCGTTCGACGTGCCGCCGCCGCCCATCGCCGACGACGCCGAGTTCTCGCAGGTCGGCGACCCGCGGTACGCGGGCATCGACGGCGAGGTGCCCCGCACGGAGTGCCTGAAAGACGTCATCGATCGCATGCTGCCTTATTGGCACTCCGACATCACCGCAGACCTCGCCACAGGAAAGGTCGTGTTGGTCACGGCGCACGGCAACTCGCTGCGTGCGCTGATCAAGCACCTCGACGGCATCTCCGACGGTGACATCGCCGAGCTGAACGTGCCAACGGGCATTCCGCTCGTCTACAAGCTCGACGAGAACTTCACTCCCGTCGAGCCGGCGTTCTATCTCGACCCGGAGGCTGCCGCTGCGGGTGCCGCGGCCGTGGCCAACCAGGGCAAGAAGTAG
- a CDS encoding class I SAM-dependent methyltransferase, with amino-acid sequence MPIGEITRGTTNTNRLRRVDRFITTMPVLRQSDDPLVVDLGYGASGVTAFELQQRLARVRADVEVIGLEISPDRVRTANEQLQSVRAGTTTFSPDARVSFALGGFETPLPENRRAAVIRAFNVLRQYPESDVPDAWARMTARLQPGGALVEGTCNEIGRVSSWVTVTSAGAQTFSVSLRLDDLEKPSIVAERLPKALIHHNVPGQPIHALLSELDRAWQHNAGVGVYGASQRWRASLAVLDATGWPLLGARSRRRLGELTVPWASVAPV; translated from the coding sequence ATGCCGATCGGCGAAATCACCCGAGGAACGACAAACACCAATCGCCTGCGCCGCGTCGACCGCTTCATCACGACGATGCCCGTGCTGCGCCAGAGCGACGATCCGCTCGTCGTCGACCTCGGCTACGGGGCGAGCGGCGTCACCGCCTTCGAGTTGCAGCAACGGCTGGCCCGGGTGCGCGCCGATGTCGAGGTGATCGGACTCGAGATCTCGCCCGACAGGGTGCGCACGGCCAATGAGCAACTGCAATCCGTGCGAGCCGGCACCACGACGTTCTCCCCCGATGCGCGGGTCTCGTTCGCCCTCGGCGGCTTCGAGACTCCCCTGCCCGAGAACAGAAGGGCCGCCGTGATTCGCGCATTCAACGTGCTGCGTCAATATCCCGAGTCCGACGTGCCGGATGCGTGGGCGCGCATGACGGCGAGGCTGCAGCCGGGCGGCGCGCTGGTCGAGGGCACCTGCAACGAGATCGGTCGCGTGTCGAGCTGGGTGACGGTCACGTCGGCCGGCGCGCAGACCTTCTCCGTCTCGCTGCGCCTCGACGACCTCGAGAAGCCGTCGATCGTGGCCGAACGGCTGCCGAAGGCACTGATCCATCACAACGTTCCAGGGCAGCCCATCCACGCCCTGTTGAGCGAGCTCGACAGGGCCTGGCAGCACAACGCCGGCGTCGGCGTCTACGGCGCCAGTCAGCGATGGCGCGCGTCGCTCGCGGTTCTGGATGCGACGGGCTGGCCTCTGCTCGGCGCCCGCTCCCGCAGGCGGCTCGGTGAGCTCACCGTGCCCTGGGCGTCGGTCGCGCCCGTCTGA
- a CDS encoding aromatic acid exporter family protein, which yields MNSSVGRLVASLPAIVQIVIAVVISYSISHYVLGHSAPVTAVTVTISSLGFVRDARPVRVIETAAGVTLGIALSESIVLGFGQGVWQLAAALAITLTAARLLSPAAPFAIVAGVQSVLVAVLPVQPGGPFTRTIDGVIGGAIALACTALIPRDPRRAALRDGKRFLSAYVDLVSSLVAVLRVGHETETDRVLEQARRTQPLIDAWRGSLDSAVAIARISPFLRKHLGDLERQQVIQHNMDLAMRNLRVVTRRLAVLDRDGMPRPEFAEILSGVVSGVNLLSQSLTEPELAPLVRQNLILIAVQLHPKILLPGQPLSETSVVFAVRPLVMDLLVAAGLSPDEARAAMPDITA from the coding sequence GTGAACTCGTCGGTAGGCCGGCTGGTGGCCAGCCTGCCCGCCATCGTGCAGATCGTCATCGCCGTGGTGATCTCGTACAGCATCTCGCACTATGTTCTCGGTCACTCGGCACCCGTCACGGCCGTGACGGTCACTATCTCGAGCCTGGGCTTCGTGCGGGATGCCCGGCCCGTTCGGGTGATCGAGACGGCGGCGGGGGTCACCCTCGGCATCGCTCTCAGCGAGAGCATCGTCCTGGGCTTCGGCCAGGGCGTCTGGCAGCTTGCGGCGGCTCTCGCGATCACGCTGACCGCGGCCAGGTTGCTCTCTCCCGCGGCGCCGTTCGCGATCGTGGCCGGGGTGCAATCCGTGCTCGTGGCAGTTCTTCCTGTGCAGCCCGGCGGTCCGTTCACGCGCACGATCGACGGGGTGATCGGGGGAGCCATCGCCCTGGCCTGCACCGCGCTCATTCCTCGTGATCCTCGACGGGCGGCGCTTCGCGACGGCAAGCGCTTCCTCTCGGCCTACGTCGACCTCGTGTCGTCGCTCGTCGCCGTCCTGCGGGTCGGCCATGAGACCGAGACGGATCGTGTGCTGGAGCAGGCCCGCCGAACACAGCCTCTGATCGACGCCTGGCGCGGCTCCCTCGACTCGGCGGTCGCGATCGCGCGTATCTCCCCGTTCCTGCGCAAGCATCTGGGCGACCTGGAACGGCAACAGGTCATCCAGCACAACATGGATCTCGCCATGCGCAACCTCCGCGTCGTGACAAGGCGGCTGGCCGTGCTCGATCGCGATGGAATGCCGCGACCCGAGTTCGCGGAGATCCTCTCCGGGGTGGTCAGCGGCGTGAACCTGCTCTCACAGAGCCTCACGGAACCGGAGTTGGCGCCCCTCGTGAGGCAGAATCTGATCCTCATCGCCGTGCAGCTGCATCCGAAGATCCTGCTGCCTGGGCAGCCGCTCAGTGAGACATCGGTGGTGTTCGCCGTGCGGCCGCTCGTGATGGATCTGCTGGTGGCCGCGGGGTTGAGCCCCGACGAGGCCCGCGCCGCGATGCCCGACATCACCGCGTGA
- a CDS encoding folate-binding protein YgfZ has product MTTASTSAFLDLAGAVDSAGADQGVPAHYGNPVSEQRALAAGAIVDLSHRGVISVSGVDRLSWLNSLTSQSLTSLAPGESTESLLLGVSGRVEYEMRIVDDGDTAWLLVDAGQLSGLLGWLQKMRFTLRVVVADRTAEFATLGSLGASNVVLDDVAAAPNGVALVWRDPWAAVSVGGHQYATVSDHPGAEWLWRETLVARDDLSTVVERVRSGEVASAGLLAAEALRIAAWRPRLATEGDEKTIPHELDWMRSAVHLSKGCYRGQETVAKVHNLGHPPRRLVFLHLDGTDNVLPRRGDDVVIPGETPDTVGQITSSAIHHELGPIALAVVRRSTPVDIDLGVQSDGIVVAAGQEVIVPPEAGSVVGRIRRMPRLGVMRR; this is encoded by the coding sequence ATGACCACCGCTTCGACCTCTGCCTTCCTCGACCTGGCCGGAGCCGTCGACTCCGCGGGGGCTGATCAGGGGGTGCCCGCCCACTACGGAAATCCGGTCTCCGAGCAGCGGGCGCTCGCCGCCGGGGCCATCGTCGACCTGTCTCATCGAGGGGTCATCTCCGTCTCCGGTGTCGACCGCCTGAGCTGGCTCAACTCGCTCACGAGTCAGAGCCTCACCTCCCTCGCGCCCGGGGAGTCGACGGAGTCGCTGCTGCTCGGGGTATCCGGTCGTGTGGAATACGAGATGCGCATCGTCGACGACGGCGATACAGCGTGGCTGCTGGTCGATGCCGGCCAGCTTTCCGGGCTGCTCGGCTGGCTGCAGAAGATGCGATTCACGCTGCGCGTGGTCGTCGCCGATCGCACGGCGGAGTTCGCGACGCTCGGCTCGTTGGGCGCTTCGAATGTGGTGCTCGACGACGTCGCCGCCGCACCGAACGGCGTCGCCCTCGTATGGCGCGATCCCTGGGCTGCGGTGTCCGTGGGCGGACACCAGTACGCCACCGTGAGCGATCACCCCGGCGCCGAGTGGCTCTGGCGCGAGACGCTCGTCGCTCGTGATGACCTCTCGACCGTCGTCGAGCGCGTGCGATCAGGCGAGGTCGCATCGGCAGGGCTCCTCGCGGCCGAGGCTCTCCGCATCGCGGCTTGGCGCCCGCGGCTCGCGACGGAGGGCGACGAGAAGACGATCCCGCACGAACTGGACTGGATGCGCTCGGCCGTGCACCTGTCGAAGGGCTGCTACCGGGGCCAAGAGACCGTCGCCAAGGTGCACAACCTCGGCCATCCGCCCCGCCGCCTCGTCTTTCTGCACCTCGACGGAACCGACAACGTTCTACCCCGGCGCGGCGACGACGTCGTGATTCCGGGAGAGACCCCCGACACGGTCGGCCAGATCACGTCGAGCGCGATCCACCATGAGCTCGGACCCATCGCGCTCGCTGTGGTGCGCCGGTCGACGCCGGTGGACATCGATCTCGGAGTGCAGAGCGACGGCATCGTGGTGGCCGCAGGCCAAGAGGTGATCGTTCCGCCCGAGGCCGGCAGCGTCGTTGGTCGCATCCGCCGCATGCCGCGGCTGGGCGTCATGAGGCGCTGA
- a CDS encoding FABP family protein, which yields MIELPIGLNAELVPLSWLLGVWEGTGVIDYTVGDEKVTREFGQRVSFSQDGLPHLNYNSYAWLIPNGDEQPTPLATETGYWRLSRPLVEADPGPGMLPPAEQKPFTTADEVETLRNVTNGFDVEVALVHPGGVMELYIGQVAGARIDLSTDAVVRSHGAKEYTAATRLYGLVDSHLLWAWDIAALGQDLRTHASARLAKTD from the coding sequence ATGATCGAACTGCCGATCGGCCTGAACGCCGAACTCGTTCCTCTGTCGTGGCTTCTGGGCGTCTGGGAGGGGACGGGAGTCATCGATTACACCGTCGGCGACGAGAAGGTCACTCGTGAATTCGGCCAGAGGGTCAGCTTCAGCCAGGATGGTCTGCCGCACCTGAACTACAACTCCTATGCCTGGCTCATTCCCAACGGCGATGAGCAGCCGACGCCGTTGGCCACAGAGACCGGATACTGGCGGTTGAGCAGGCCGCTCGTCGAAGCGGATCCGGGCCCGGGGATGCTTCCGCCGGCCGAGCAGAAGCCGTTCACCACGGCCGACGAGGTGGAGACCCTGCGCAACGTGACGAACGGTTTCGACGTCGAGGTCGCCCTCGTTCACCCCGGCGGAGTAATGGAGCTCTACATCGGACAGGTCGCCGGAGCTCGCATCGACCTGTCGACCGACGCCGTCGTGCGCTCGCACGGCGCGAAGGAATACACCGCGGCCACCCGCCTCTACGGTCTTGTCGACTCGCACCTGCTCTGGGCATGGGATATCGCCGCCCTGGGCCAGGATCTGCGCACTCACGCCTCAGCCCGCCTCGCCAAGACAGATTGA
- a CDS encoding response regulator transcription factor, whose translation MAQLLILTSAVDREVLPALSLLSHRARQIPAEPAQLVNTPNCDLIFVDARTDLASARSLCKILTTTGVGVPILLIITEGGLTAVSADWGAADVVLETAGPAEVDTRIRLAIGRQVQDQSTSKIQASGVVIDEASYSARVHGRPLDLTFKEFELLRFFAMHPSRVFTREQLLSEVWGYDYFGGTRTVDVHVRRLRAKLGDLESLIGTVRNVGYRFNFFEDDNERIAATQAK comes from the coding sequence GTGGCGCAGTTGTTGATCTTGACCTCTGCGGTCGACCGCGAGGTCTTGCCCGCCCTGTCGCTGCTCAGTCACCGGGCGCGGCAGATCCCCGCCGAACCGGCGCAGCTGGTGAACACCCCCAATTGCGACCTCATTTTCGTGGACGCCCGAACCGACCTTGCCAGCGCGCGGTCGCTGTGCAAGATCCTCACGACCACGGGCGTCGGCGTGCCGATCCTTCTCATCATCACCGAGGGTGGACTCACCGCGGTGAGTGCCGACTGGGGTGCGGCCGATGTGGTGCTCGAGACAGCCGGACCCGCAGAGGTCGACACGCGCATCCGGCTCGCCATCGGGCGTCAGGTGCAAGACCAGTCCACGTCGAAAATCCAGGCGTCGGGGGTCGTGATCGACGAGGCCAGCTATTCGGCACGGGTGCACGGCCGGCCGCTCGACCTCACGTTCAAGGAGTTCGAGCTGCTGCGCTTCTTCGCCATGCATCCCTCGCGCGTCTTCACTCGCGAGCAGCTGCTCTCCGAGGTGTGGGGCTACGACTACTTCGGCGGAACCCGCACCGTCGACGTTCACGTGAGGCGACTCAGGGCCAAGCTGGGCGACCTCGAGTCCCTCATCGGCACCGTGCGCAACGTGGGCTACCGATTCAACTTCTTCGAAGACGACAATGAGCGCATCGCTGCAACTCAGGCAAAGTAA
- the mshD gene encoding mycothiol synthase → MSASLQLRQSNPAELGAAFTRLVSRSQMVDGQPPFNDQALVDAASGARRLVVAEYGDVVAGAVLLGDTEFEFVVDPEFRRNGLGTVLLERILDGAAPDVAGWAHGDHPASRILAERTGFEAVRTLFQLRMPVPPSGPQNGPVDEDIVFGEFRPGIDDEAWVALNARVFAEHPEQGSVTVEDLRARMGEPWFDASDFLVARSGDELIAYNWLKIESIDEPGEIYVVGVDSRFAGRGLGRELMLRAFDRLRVRNIATAALYVDEDNAGAVHLYRSLGFTNHTVDVQYRRPLRE, encoded by the coding sequence ATGAGCGCATCGCTGCAACTCAGGCAAAGTAACCCCGCCGAGCTCGGAGCGGCATTCACCCGTCTCGTCTCACGCTCGCAGATGGTCGACGGCCAGCCGCCGTTCAACGACCAGGCGCTCGTCGACGCGGCATCCGGCGCCCGGCGCCTCGTCGTGGCGGAATACGGCGACGTGGTGGCCGGCGCCGTGCTGCTCGGCGACACCGAGTTCGAATTCGTCGTCGATCCTGAATTCCGGCGCAACGGCCTCGGCACGGTCCTCCTCGAGCGCATCCTCGACGGGGCGGCACCGGATGTCGCGGGCTGGGCCCACGGAGACCACCCCGCCAGTCGCATCCTGGCCGAGCGCACCGGTTTCGAGGCGGTACGCACCCTGTTCCAGCTGCGCATGCCTGTCCCGCCGTCGGGGCCGCAGAACGGGCCGGTCGACGAAGACATCGTCTTCGGCGAGTTCCGACCAGGAATCGACGACGAGGCGTGGGTGGCATTGAACGCCCGCGTCTTCGCGGAGCACCCGGAGCAGGGCTCCGTGACCGTCGAAGACCTGCGTGCCCGAATGGGCGAGCCGTGGTTCGACGCCTCCGACTTTCTCGTGGCCCGAAGCGGCGACGAGCTCATCGCCTACAACTGGCTGAAGATCGAGTCGATCGATGAACCGGGCGAGATCTACGTGGTGGGCGTCGACTCGCGATTCGCCGGCAGGGGCCTCGGCCGTGAGCTGATGCTGCGGGCCTTCGATCGTCTGCGCGTGCGGAACATCGCCACTGCGGCCCTTTATGTCGACGAAGACAACGCCGGCGCCGTACATCTCTACCGCAGCCTCGGGTTCACCAACCACACCGTGGACGTGCAGTATCGTCGCCCGCTCCGCGAATGA